One Rattus rattus isolate New Zealand chromosome 12, Rrattus_CSIRO_v1, whole genome shotgun sequence genomic window carries:
- the LOC116913671 gene encoding olfactory receptor 1537-like, which yields MEKMAAGNHCTVTQFFLAGLSEKPELQLPLFLLFTGIYLITVAGNLCMITLIGLSSHLHTPMYFFLSSLSFTDFCLSTVVTPKMLMSFVTEKNIISYPGCLAQLYFVIIFGSAECYTLAVMAYDRYVAISNPLLYNITMSPPIYCSLISVVYVCAVFCASVIMGFMFSIQFCKSDVINHYFCDLLPILQLASSNTYISEILILFFGTLNIFATVLTISTSYIFIIASILRIESREGRSKAFSTCSSHISAVAVFFGSAAYMYLQPSSVNSMDQGKVSSVFYTTVVPMLNPLVYSLRNKDVSVALKKTLEKIYISRNHVKIIY from the coding sequence ATGGAGAAAATGGCAGCAGGAAACCATTGCACAGTGACTCAGTTCTTCTTGGCTGGGCTCTCAGAGAAGCCAGAACTCCAGCTGccgctcttcctcctcttcacagGAATCTATCTGATCACCGTGGCAGGGAACCTGTGCATGATCACACTGATTGGACTCAGTTCCcacctgcacacacccatgtatttTTTCCTCAGCAGTCTGTCCTTCACTGACTTCTGTCTGTCCACAGTTGTTACCCCTAAAATGCTGATGAGCTTTGTGACAGAGAAGAACATCATCTCCTACCCTGGATGCTTGGCTCAGCTATACTTTGTCATCATTTTTGGCAGTGCAGAGTGCTACACACTAGCTGTAATGGCATATGACCGCTATGTTGCTATCAGTAACCCCTTGCTTTACAATATAACCATGTCTCCTCCAATTTACTGTTCTTTGATTTCAGTGGTATATGTTTgtgctgtgttctgtgcatcagtAATCATGGGATTCATGTTTAGTATTCAGTTCTGCAAATCAGATGTGATTAACCACTATTTCTGTGATCTTCTTCCCATCTTGCAACTTGCATCCTCTAATACCTATATCAgtgaaatattgattttattttttggtacaCTGAACATCTTTGCCACAGTGCTGACCATTAGTACTTCCTATATCTtcatcattgccagcatcctTCGCATTGAGTCCAGAGAGGGAAGATCCAAAGCCTTCAGTACTTGCAGTTCCCACATCTCTGCTGTTGCTGTCTTCTTTGGTTCTGCAGCATACATGTACTTACAACCATCATCAGTGAATTCAATGGACCAAGGGAAAGTGTCATCTGTGTTTTATACTACTGTTGTTCCCATGCTGAACCCCTTGGtctacagcctgaggaataaGGATGTCAGTGTTGCATTGAAAAAAACGCTTGAAAAAATTTACATAAGCAGAAATCATGTGAAGATTATTTATTAG